The proteins below are encoded in one region of Methylobacillus flagellatus KT:
- a CDS encoding NUDIX domain-containing protein: MSHHQYDDQDLVEVTLSSETIAEGGMLLVKRDQVRVPSGATSQREYVIHPGAVVVVPVLENGNILLERQFRYPLSRVFIELPAGKIDAGEPPLETGKRELLEETGYTAADWVYLGLQHPCIGYSNEVIHIYLACGLSAGQHNRDIDEALQLFEASLEQCMQMIRDGELTDGKTIVALFHAEKFLSGEWPGRDQP, encoded by the coding sequence ATGAGCCATCACCAATACGACGATCAGGACCTCGTCGAGGTCACCTTATCATCCGAAACCATTGCCGAGGGCGGCATGCTGCTGGTCAAGCGCGACCAGGTGCGTGTGCCATCGGGAGCCACCAGCCAGCGCGAATATGTCATCCACCCCGGCGCAGTGGTGGTGGTTCCCGTGCTGGAGAATGGCAATATATTGCTGGAGCGCCAGTTCCGCTACCCCTTGTCGCGCGTATTCATTGAGCTGCCCGCCGGCAAGATCGATGCGGGAGAGCCCCCCCTGGAAACAGGGAAGCGGGAGTTGCTCGAAGAGACTGGCTATACAGCGGCAGACTGGGTGTATCTCGGCCTCCAGCACCCCTGTATCGGCTATTCCAATGAAGTGATCCATATCTATCTTGCCTGCGGATTGTCCGCCGGGCAGCATAATCGCGACATCGACGAGGCATTGCAATTGTTCGAGGCCAGCCTGGAGCAGTGCATGCAGATGATACGGGATGGCGAGCTGACTGACGGCAAGACGATCGTCGCCCTGTTCCATGCCGAGAAATTCCTTAGTGGCGAGTGGCCTGGGAGGGATCAGCCTTGA
- the moxG gene encoding cytochrome c(L), periplasmic, translating to MFKKLAVVSSISLLLATGFALMPAQAELEFRGTISGDILDTSGEEDTPQVLEFRNTGQNPYNGDFEAMKKGYVIFSTACSGCHGHLAEGKLGPALNDDYWTYPTNLEDKGLFETIFGGAAGMMGPQQGLLTQDEILHVMAWIRALEKDPKKAQEAVDAFEKKNS from the coding sequence ATGTTTAAAAAATTAGCAGTTGTTAGCAGTATCAGTTTGCTCTTGGCTACTGGTTTCGCACTGATGCCAGCGCAGGCTGAGTTGGAATTCCGCGGCACGATTTCTGGAGACATCCTTGACACCAGCGGTGAGGAGGATACGCCTCAAGTGCTTGAGTTCAGGAACACCGGCCAGAATCCTTACAACGGTGATTTCGAGGCAATGAAAAAAGGTTATGTGATCTTCTCCACCGCCTGCTCAGGCTGCCATGGACACTTGGCAGAAGGCAAGCTGGGCCCGGCGTTGAACGATGACTACTGGACATATCCGACCAATCTGGAAGACAAAGGCTTGTTTGAGACGATCTTCGGCGGCGCCGCCGGCATGATGGGGCCGCAGCAGGGATTGCTGACGCAGGATGAGATCCTGCACGTCATGGCTTGGATTCGTGCGCTGGAAAAAGATCCGAAGAAGGCGCAGGAAGCCGTGGATGCCTTTGAAAAGAAGAATTCGTAG
- a CDS encoding vWA domain-containing protein, which translates to MSEFLQNAGAGLQAPGWLALLLLALVPLLVRGHAAFPYPSILRLPEDELSLWIERVWRWAGALAVAAMAVALSGPYWGEQQLEKVGRGAHVMIVLDRSASMNDSFADSAKHDSESKMAAARRVLQSFVRQSREDLLGMVTFSTSPILAAPLGGDREAVLAALRATEAGGMGFTAVARGLGMALDYFEGRPVTGARAILLVSDGGAHLDVKTQDLLREMFHRQGASLYWVYLRSANGVSIKNAPEDEDLDAYPEHQLHDYFNSLGVSYRIYEAESPRAVEEALADIAELKNQPVKYYEAAARHDLSWIFYLLSLLCAAALFALHLTEVKRWRAV; encoded by the coding sequence ATGAGCGAATTTCTGCAGAACGCGGGCGCCGGGTTGCAAGCGCCAGGCTGGCTGGCGCTATTGCTGCTGGCATTGGTACCACTGCTGGTACGTGGTCATGCCGCGTTTCCTTATCCTTCCATTCTGCGGTTGCCTGAGGATGAACTGTCGTTATGGATAGAACGTGTTTGGCGCTGGGCTGGGGCGCTAGCTGTTGCGGCAATGGCAGTGGCATTGTCCGGACCATATTGGGGCGAGCAACAGTTGGAAAAAGTCGGGCGTGGCGCGCATGTCATGATTGTGCTGGACCGCAGTGCCAGTATGAATGACAGCTTCGCTGACTCCGCCAAACATGATAGTGAGTCGAAAATGGCAGCGGCACGCCGTGTGCTGCAGTCCTTTGTGCGCCAGAGTCGCGAGGACTTGCTGGGCATGGTGACGTTCAGCACCTCTCCCATCCTCGCTGCGCCCCTGGGCGGCGATCGCGAGGCGGTGCTGGCTGCATTGCGTGCGACAGAGGCGGGTGGCATGGGCTTTACCGCAGTGGCGCGTGGTCTTGGCATGGCGCTGGATTATTTCGAGGGGCGTCCCGTTACCGGTGCACGGGCCATCCTGCTGGTGTCCGATGGGGGCGCGCATCTGGATGTGAAAACTCAGGATTTGCTACGTGAAATGTTCCATCGGCAGGGTGCTTCCCTGTATTGGGTTTACCTCCGTTCTGCCAACGGCGTTAGCATCAAAAATGCGCCTGAGGACGAGGATCTTGATGCCTATCCGGAACACCAGCTACATGATTACTTCAACTCTCTGGGTGTGAGCTACCGTATTTATGAAGCGGAAAGCCCAAGGGCGGTGGAAGAGGCGCTGGCCGATATTGCCGAACTCAAGAACCAGCCCGTGAAGTATTACGAAGCCGCTGCGCGCCACGATCTGAGCTGGATATTCTATTTATTGTCGCTATTATGCGCCGCAGCATTATTTGCCCTACACCTGACGGAGGTTAAGAGATGGCGCGCCGTTTAA
- a CDS encoding AAA family ATPase — translation MQEQINLSEWRERARSFEQSANKVVLGLERQVRALTIAIFSRGHVLLEGDVGVGKTTLLKAASRLLGGAYQRIEGAIDLMPGDFLYHAYIDQNGQPAVAPGPLLRHEENLAVFFFNEINRARPQAHSLLLRLMAERSVNAFNRDYAFPHLTVFADRNGLEREETFELPAAARDRFFMEVSVTAPEDKELQRDLMFSTRFHDADALIETLEPGLVPYDKLNAVSAAIQESVRSELALQDYAVNIWQALRHPERIGIEIEDVDISRLVAGGASPRGMAMLMRAARTRAWLEGRDYLTPDDIRAVFPETVGHRVFFTPAYELRRDEIAPALLSGVLNKIPAP, via the coding sequence ATGCAAGAGCAAATAAATCTGAGTGAATGGCGAGAGCGTGCAAGATCATTCGAGCAATCCGCCAATAAAGTGGTGCTGGGGCTGGAAAGGCAGGTTCGCGCGCTGACGATTGCCATCTTCTCGCGCGGGCACGTTTTGCTTGAAGGCGACGTTGGGGTAGGCAAGACGACTTTGCTGAAAGCCGCCTCACGCTTGCTTGGCGGCGCGTATCAACGCATTGAGGGTGCGATCGACCTCATGCCCGGCGATTTTCTCTACCATGCCTACATTGACCAGAATGGCCAGCCTGCCGTGGCGCCTGGTCCCTTGTTGCGGCATGAGGAAAACCTGGCCGTATTTTTCTTCAACGAAATCAACCGCGCACGGCCGCAAGCGCATTCGCTTCTGCTGCGACTGATGGCCGAGCGTAGCGTCAATGCTTTCAATCGCGACTATGCCTTTCCCCACCTGACCGTCTTTGCCGACAGAAATGGTCTCGAGCGCGAGGAAACGTTCGAGCTGCCAGCCGCGGCACGCGACCGCTTCTTCATGGAAGTTTCCGTCACCGCGCCGGAAGATAAAGAGCTGCAGCGCGACCTGATGTTCAGTACCCGGTTCCACGATGCGGATGCGCTGATCGAGACGTTGGAGCCGGGTTTGGTGCCCTACGACAAGCTGAACGCGGTATCCGCTGCGATTCAGGAGAGCGTGCGTTCCGAGCTTGCCTTGCAAGATTACGCGGTCAATATCTGGCAAGCCTTGCGCCATCCGGAGCGCATCGGGATCGAGATCGAAGACGTCGATATCAGTCGCCTGGTGGCTGGAGGCGCCAGCCCGCGCGGCATGGCCATGTTGATGCGCGCCGCGCGTACGCGTGCCTGGCTGGAAGGCCGCGATTACCTGACCCCAGATGATATCCGGGCTGTTTTCCCTGAAACCGTAGGGCACCGCGTGTTCTTTACGCCGGCGTACGAATTGCGGCGCGATGAAATTGCCCCTGCATTGCTGAGCGGCGTACTCAACAAGATCCCTGCGCCGTAG
- a CDS encoding methanol dehydrogenase [cytochrome c] subunit: MKRVLTLVATVGAMVASGLAFAYDGQTCRAPGDCWQPKPGYPEKIAGTKYDPKHDPAELSKQEAAIKAIDERNAKRIANAKATGTFKFDVK, encoded by the coding sequence ATGAAACGCGTTTTGACATTAGTAGCAACCGTAGGTGCGATGGTTGCCTCTGGCCTTGCTTTTGCCTATGACGGCCAAACTTGTCGTGCTCCTGGCGACTGCTGGCAACCCAAGCCTGGCTATCCAGAGAAAATTGCGGGTACCAAGTACGACCCTAAGCATGACCCTGCAGAACTCAGCAAGCAGGAAGCTGCCATCAAGGCTATTGATGAACGCAATGCCAAGCGTATTGCCAATGCAAAGGCGACCGGTACCTTCAAGTTTGACGTGAAATAA
- a CDS encoding methanol/ethanol family PQQ-dependent dehydrogenase — protein MKGRVSHVGISAAVSSLLVLATVQGAQANQEVLNLQKNADNWALQTGNYTGQHNSTLSQINKSNVKNLKAAWSFSTGVLHGHEGAPLVIGDMMYVHSAFPNNTFAINLNDPGVIAWQHKPKQIASVKAVACCDIVNRGLAYGDGKIVKTQLDGRLVALDAKSGKIVWEIEVCDPKVGATLTQAPFVAKNSVLVGCSGAELGVRGAVNSFNLKTGELQWRAFATGPDEEVRLAKNFNSDNPHYGQFGLGLKTWEGDAWKIGGGTNWGWYAYDPKLNLFYYGSGNPAPWNETMRPGDNKWTMTIWARDLDTGEAKWGYQKTPHDEWDFAGVNQMILSDHKVDGKVTPLLTHIDRNGIMYTLNRDNGNLIQAAKVDPAVNVFKKVDLKTGTPVRDPEFSTRMDHKSTNVCPSAMGFHNQGLDALDLDEPIVYAGLNHICMDWEPFMLPYRAGQFFVGATLAMYPGPSGPTKKEMGQVRAMDIVTGKYKWTKWEKFAVWGGTLATKGGLVVYNTLDGYIKALDKDNGKDLWKFKMPSGGIGAPMTYQFKGKQYIGSMYGVGGWPGVGLVFDLTDPSAGLGAVGAFKELQNHTQMGGGLMVFSL, from the coding sequence ATGAAAGGCAGAGTAAGCCATGTCGGTATCAGCGCTGCTGTCAGCAGCCTGCTGGTGCTTGCGACGGTGCAGGGTGCTCAGGCAAACCAGGAGGTGCTGAATTTACAGAAAAATGCAGATAACTGGGCTTTGCAAACCGGTAATTACACTGGTCAGCACAATAGCACATTGAGCCAAATCAACAAAAGCAACGTCAAGAACCTGAAGGCAGCTTGGTCTTTCTCTACCGGCGTTTTGCATGGTCATGAAGGCGCGCCACTGGTCATTGGCGACATGATGTATGTGCACAGTGCGTTTCCGAACAATACGTTTGCCATCAACCTGAATGACCCCGGCGTGATTGCATGGCAGCACAAGCCCAAGCAAATTGCCTCGGTCAAGGCCGTGGCATGTTGCGACATCGTGAACCGCGGCTTGGCCTATGGCGACGGCAAGATCGTGAAGACCCAGCTGGACGGTAGGCTGGTGGCCCTTGATGCCAAATCCGGCAAGATCGTGTGGGAAATCGAGGTGTGTGATCCGAAGGTGGGCGCCACACTGACCCAGGCGCCATTTGTCGCCAAGAATTCTGTCCTGGTTGGCTGCTCGGGTGCTGAGCTGGGCGTTCGCGGCGCGGTTAACTCCTTCAACCTGAAAACTGGCGAATTGCAGTGGCGTGCTTTTGCCACCGGGCCCGATGAAGAGGTCCGCCTAGCCAAGAACTTCAACAGCGATAACCCGCATTACGGTCAATTCGGCCTCGGTCTCAAGACCTGGGAAGGCGATGCATGGAAGATCGGTGGCGGCACCAACTGGGGTTGGTATGCCTATGATCCCAAGCTGAACCTCTTCTACTATGGTTCAGGCAACCCGGCGCCATGGAACGAAACCATGCGTCCCGGCGACAACAAGTGGACCATGACCATCTGGGCTCGTGACCTCGACACAGGTGAAGCCAAGTGGGGCTACCAAAAGACGCCTCACGACGAATGGGACTTCGCAGGCGTGAATCAAATGATTCTTTCCGATCACAAGGTTGACGGCAAGGTGACACCTCTGCTCACCCATATCGACCGTAACGGCATCATGTACACGCTGAACCGCGACAACGGCAACCTGATCCAGGCTGCCAAGGTTGATCCGGCGGTCAACGTGTTCAAGAAGGTTGACCTCAAGACTGGTACGCCAGTGCGCGATCCTGAGTTCAGCACACGCATGGATCATAAGAGCACCAACGTATGTCCTTCCGCCATGGGCTTCCACAACCAGGGCCTGGATGCGCTGGATCTTGACGAGCCCATCGTCTACGCAGGCCTGAACCATATTTGTATGGATTGGGAGCCATTCATGCTGCCATACCGTGCAGGCCAGTTCTTCGTGGGCGCAACCCTGGCGATGTACCCAGGACCTAGTGGCCCGACCAAGAAGGAAATGGGGCAAGTGCGTGCCATGGACATCGTGACAGGTAAGTACAAGTGGACCAAGTGGGAGAAGTTCGCTGTTTGGGGCGGCACGCTCGCTACCAAGGGTGGCCTGGTGGTCTACAACACACTGGATGGCTATATCAAGGCCCTGGACAAGGACAACGGCAAAGACTTGTGGAAGTTCAAGATGCCATCCGGCGGCATCGGGGCGCCCATGACCTATCAATTCAAGGGTAAGCAGTACATCGGCTCCATGTACGGTGTGGGTGGATGGCCTGGCGTTGGCCTGGTATTCGACCTGACCGATCCTAGCGCTGGTCTGGGTGCTGTAGGTGCCTTCAAGGAGCTACAGAATCACACTCAAATGGGTGGTGGCCTGATGGTGTTCAGCCTCTAA
- a CDS encoding DUF2818 family protein: MTITILLLLSLLAANLPWFSERLFYLIPLKGERKALGWSLLELIVLYFLVGMIAIAVERGSIGQVAAQGWEFYAITFSLFIVFAFPGFVYRYLWRKS; encoded by the coding sequence ATGACAATTACAATCCTGTTGCTGCTGTCATTGCTCGCAGCCAACTTGCCTTGGTTTTCCGAGCGCCTGTTTTACCTCATTCCACTGAAAGGCGAGCGTAAAGCGCTGGGCTGGAGTTTGCTTGAACTGATAGTGCTTTACTTCTTGGTTGGCATGATCGCGATTGCGGTTGAGCGTGGCAGTATCGGGCAAGTGGCTGCGCAGGGCTGGGAGTTTTACGCCATTACCTTCAGCTTGTTCATCGTGTTCGCATTCCCCGGTTTTGTATACCGATATCTCTGGCGCAAGTCTTGA
- a CDS encoding DUF58 domain-containing protein has product MASFTPQEFYYHLRWRARGAQPGAHATCTPGGGTDFAGHVPFMDNPDPRRLDLRASLRVIPRRYVVRSFFERGAIVVYALLDLSASMRFAGNAEKKRLLADIAAAIAWSSTRHGDSFSLLACDDVVRQDIFLPPSFRRGLAQELHRKILDTEIRPQSGATGLPRAIEQVRPSRSLVFLISDFHLDEVLLSNTLTSFSAHDVVPLVLWDSSEYRDLPEWGWARVRDMEGKGERSIFLRRSLRREIEQRYLERKRELKKLCRQYGARAPFFIEDKFDAGLLTRHLLEAS; this is encoded by the coding sequence TTGGCAAGTTTTACACCACAGGAATTCTATTACCACCTGCGCTGGCGTGCCCGTGGCGCCCAGCCGGGTGCCCATGCCACCTGCACACCCGGTGGCGGGACGGATTTTGCCGGGCATGTGCCTTTCATGGACAACCCCGACCCGCGTCGCCTCGATTTGCGCGCCAGCCTGCGCGTGATTCCCCGGCGTTACGTGGTGCGCTCCTTCTTCGAGCGCGGGGCGATCGTAGTCTATGCCTTGCTAGACCTGTCGGCCTCCATGCGGTTTGCGGGCAATGCTGAAAAGAAGCGCTTGCTTGCTGACATTGCTGCGGCAATCGCCTGGTCCAGCACGCGCCACGGGGACTCGTTTTCACTGCTGGCCTGTGATGATGTAGTGCGCCAGGATATATTCCTGCCTCCCTCATTTCGGCGCGGCCTTGCCCAGGAATTGCACCGCAAGATATTGGACACGGAGATTCGCCCCCAGTCCGGGGCAACAGGTTTGCCGCGCGCGATCGAGCAGGTGCGGCCAAGCCGGTCATTGGTGTTCCTGATTTCCGATTTCCACCTGGATGAGGTATTGCTGAGCAATACCTTGACGAGTTTTTCCGCGCACGACGTCGTGCCCTTGGTGCTGTGGGACAGCAGCGAATACCGTGACTTGCCCGAGTGGGGGTGGGCGCGAGTCAGGGACATGGAAGGAAAAGGCGAGCGTTCCATTTTCCTGCGGCGCAGCCTCAGGCGTGAAATCGAACAGCGCTACCTGGAACGCAAGCGCGAGCTTAAGAAGCTGTGTCGGCAATACGGCGCTCGCGCCCCATTTTTTATCGAAGACAAATTTGATGCTGGCTTGCTGACGCGTCATCTTTTGGAGGCTAGTTGA
- the nuoN gene encoding NADH-quinone oxidoreductase subunit NuoN, producing the protein MNAISLDLMTALPEIVVLVMAMLILLLDLFLKSSSRFLIYVLSQLTLLVAAIITVVTHSTVIEYAFNGMFVDDALADILKLGIYLATSVTLIYTRTYVSLRGMFRGEFYALVLFSTLGMMVMVSGQHFLTLYIGLELLSLSLYALVALDRDNASSTEAAMKYFVLGALASGMLLYGMSMLYGVTGSLSIDGVSEALLNGAPDHGVLVLGLVFVVAGLAFKLGAAPFQMWVPDVYHGSPTAVTLFIGSATKIAAFAMVVRLLIQAMFMLAADWQGMLIIMAVLSMVIGNIAAIAQTNIKRMLAYSTISHIGFLLLGFLSASLNGYASATFYILSYVLMTLAGFGVILLLSRAGFEADRLEDLKGLNQRNPWYAFLMLLVMFSMAGIPPTLGFYAKFTVLQAALQAGFTALVVFAVIMALIGAFYYLRVLKYIYFDEPDDHSAIKAPIDMKLVLSVNAIGLLILGMLPQRLMDVCAYAIIHSIQ; encoded by the coding sequence ATGAATGCCATATCCCTTGACCTGATGACAGCACTACCAGAAATCGTCGTGCTCGTGATGGCGATGCTGATCCTGTTGCTGGACCTGTTTCTCAAGTCCTCCAGCCGTTTCCTGATTTATGTGCTGTCGCAGTTGACCCTGCTTGTAGCGGCCATCATCACAGTAGTCACCCATTCCACTGTGATTGAATATGCCTTCAACGGCATGTTCGTGGATGACGCGCTTGCGGATATCCTCAAGCTGGGCATCTACCTGGCGACTTCTGTCACCCTGATCTACACCCGGACTTATGTCTCGTTGCGAGGCATGTTCAGGGGCGAATTCTATGCACTGGTGCTGTTCTCGACCCTGGGCATGATGGTCATGGTCTCGGGACAACATTTCCTCACCTTGTACATCGGCCTGGAGCTGTTGTCATTGTCCCTGTATGCACTGGTGGCGTTGGACAGGGATAACGCCAGCTCAACCGAGGCGGCAATGAAATATTTCGTGCTCGGCGCGCTGGCCTCAGGCATGTTGTTGTACGGCATGTCCATGCTCTATGGTGTAACCGGTAGCCTGAGCATTGATGGTGTATCGGAAGCGCTGCTCAATGGTGCGCCGGATCACGGCGTACTTGTGCTGGGGTTGGTGTTCGTCGTGGCTGGCCTGGCGTTCAAGCTGGGGGCGGCCCCGTTCCAGATGTGGGTGCCGGATGTCTATCATGGCTCGCCGACTGCAGTGACCCTGTTCATCGGATCGGCAACCAAGATAGCGGCATTCGCCATGGTGGTGAGGCTGCTGATCCAGGCCATGTTCATGCTCGCAGCTGACTGGCAGGGAATGTTGATCATCATGGCCGTCTTGTCCATGGTGATCGGTAATATCGCGGCGATTGCGCAAACCAATATCAAGCGCATGCTGGCTTACTCCACCATTTCTCACATCGGGTTCCTGTTGCTGGGATTCCTCAGCGCCAGCCTGAATGGTTATGCTTCCGCAACCTTCTATATCCTGTCGTATGTGCTGATGACATTGGCAGGCTTCGGCGTCATCCTGCTCTTGAGCCGGGCAGGGTTTGAGGCCGACAGGCTGGAAGACCTCAAGGGCTTGAACCAGCGCAATCCCTGGTATGCCTTCCTGATGTTGCTGGTCATGTTTTCCATGGCGGGCATCCCGCCGACATTGGGCTTCTATGCCAAGTTCACCGTGCTGCAGGCTGCGCTGCAGGCGGGCTTCACGGCGTTGGTGGTGTTTGCCGTGATCATGGCACTGATCGGGGCCTTCTACTATCTGCGCGTCCTCAAGTATATCTACTTTGACGAGCCCGACGACCACAGCGCAATCAAGGCGCCGATTGACATGAAGCTGGTCTTGAGTGTTAATGCTATTGGTTTACTCATACTCGGCATGCTGCCACAACGCCTGATGGACGTTTGTGCTTATGCCATTATTCACAGCATTCAATAA
- the moxJ gene encoding methanol oxidation system protein MoxJ, with translation MHIVKKKSSIAAATAVLAGFVGMMAVQVHAADELRVCAGKDELPYSNDQQQGFENEIAKVVGKAMNRKVTFVWWTDPRYSVRDFLDKKQCDVLLGLDKGDPRVLNTKPYYKSSYVFVTRKDREIEISSWDHPYLKERSFRLGFLPDSPAKNMMLEIGRFDDMFDYLTELTDFKSTRNRYIKIDERKLVNDVITMKLHAAALWAPSVAKYVAESTTPLNMVMIEDNATRANGSKIPMQYETVMGVRHGDDALKAELDKAITASQQEIDAILKKEHIPLLPI, from the coding sequence ATGCATATTGTGAAAAAGAAGTCCTCTATCGCTGCTGCCACGGCTGTCTTGGCAGGTTTTGTCGGGATGATGGCTGTGCAGGTTCATGCGGCAGATGAGTTGAGAGTATGCGCAGGCAAAGATGAATTGCCTTACTCCAATGACCAGCAGCAGGGCTTTGAGAATGAGATTGCCAAAGTCGTCGGCAAAGCCATGAATCGTAAGGTGACATTTGTCTGGTGGACTGATCCGCGTTATTCGGTTCGGGATTTTCTCGACAAGAAACAATGTGATGTCCTGCTGGGGTTGGATAAAGGCGACCCCCGCGTGTTGAATACCAAACCCTACTATAAGTCCAGTTACGTGTTTGTGACGCGTAAGGACAGGGAAATAGAGATTAGCTCCTGGGATCATCCATATCTCAAGGAGCGTAGCTTCAGGCTGGGATTTTTGCCTGATAGTCCCGCCAAGAACATGATGCTTGAGATCGGCCGGTTTGACGACATGTTCGATTACCTGACCGAGCTGACGGATTTCAAGTCTACGCGCAATCGCTACATCAAGATCGATGAGCGCAAGCTGGTCAATGACGTGATTACCATGAAGCTGCATGCTGCGGCGTTATGGGCGCCGTCAGTAGCCAAATATGTGGCCGAGTCTACCACCCCGCTGAACATGGTCATGATTGAAGACAATGCCACGCGGGCCAATGGCAGCAAGATTCCCATGCAGTACGAAACCGTCATGGGTGTCAGGCATGGCGACGATGCCCTGAAAGCTGAATTGGATAAGGCGATTACGGCCAGCCAGCAAGAGATTGACGCCATTCTCAAGAAAGAGCACATCCCGCTCTTGCCAATCTAG
- a CDS encoding SDR family oxidoreductase — protein sequence MSKILIAGCGDLGLELARRLTAQGHEVTGLRRSAQPMPAGVQTLIADVTRPDTLASIVHLRPEILVYCVAASEYSDEHYRLSYVEGLRNTLSALEGAPLQHVFFVSSTGVYGQEVEEWLDEDTPPIAKDFSGKRMLEAEALLAAYSSTILRFSGIYGPGRLRMIRQAQTPEQWPARNAWTNRIHRDDGAAFIAYLIQQRSHAVPERLYIVTDNQPLPVHDLLRWLADRQGIAYPAGATPPVQGNKKLSNARLLASGYQLIYPDYVSGYGALLAAMRP from the coding sequence TTGAGCAAGATACTGATTGCCGGGTGTGGAGACCTGGGCCTCGAGCTGGCACGCCGCTTAACGGCACAAGGGCACGAGGTAACGGGCTTGCGGCGCTCCGCGCAACCCATGCCTGCCGGGGTGCAAACATTGATTGCCGACGTCACCAGGCCGGATACCTTGGCTTCAATTGTGCATCTCCGACCAGAAATACTGGTGTATTGCGTTGCTGCTAGCGAATATAGCGATGAGCATTACCGCCTCAGCTACGTTGAAGGGTTGCGCAACACCCTGTCGGCCCTGGAGGGTGCGCCCTTGCAGCACGTTTTTTTCGTCTCCAGCACCGGCGTATATGGACAGGAAGTGGAAGAATGGCTGGATGAAGATACGCCTCCCATCGCCAAGGACTTCAGCGGCAAGCGCATGCTGGAAGCAGAAGCCCTGCTGGCGGCGTATTCATCCACCATCCTGAGATTCTCCGGCATCTATGGGCCCGGACGACTGCGCATGATCAGGCAGGCGCAAACGCCGGAACAGTGGCCGGCACGGAACGCCTGGACCAACCGCATTCACCGGGATGACGGCGCGGCATTCATTGCATATTTGATACAGCAGCGGAGTCATGCCGTGCCGGAACGCCTCTATATCGTGACCGACAACCAGCCCCTGCCGGTGCATGACCTTTTGCGCTGGCTGGCGGATCGGCAAGGCATTGCCTACCCTGCAGGCGCCACGCCGCCGGTACAGGGTAACAAGAAGCTCAGCAATGCACGTTTACTGGCTAGCGGATACCAGCTCATTTATCCTGATTATGTATCGGGATATGGTGCCTTGCTGGCTGCAATGCGCCCATGA